One Octopus bimaculoides isolate UCB-OBI-ISO-001 unplaced genomic scaffold, ASM119413v2 Scaffold_25406, whole genome shotgun sequence genomic region harbors:
- the LOC106871833 gene encoding melanopsin-A has protein sequence VHKKSHSNQMTQINSRIETKVAKTIFFVTLAFLASWMPYAIVSLLFVLGYHSNIVTPAAEISCAVLAKCSVIWNPLIYVMTNNQLKKSMMETVRSVCMYLGCNRKWYGENNDENDGKDENLEMVKGSRKRRSIRRREEISYNTEFSVASKSRIVHHPEDVAMLEEAVMVAKRSPRLGVTASFQPTLSRIINEETCSESERCDEDMTCV, from the exons GTGCACAAAAAATCTCATTCGAACCAAATGACACAGATTAATTcaagaattgaaacaaaagtgGCAAAAACTATATTCTTTGTAACAC TTGCCTTTCTTGCATCATGGATGCCCTATGCCATCGTATCTCTACTGTTCGTGCTGGGTTACCATTCCAACATCGTGACGCCAGCTGCTGAAATTTCGTGCGCCGTCCTCGCCAAGTGTTCCGTAATCTGGAACCCGCTCATATACGTGATGACAAACAACCAACTGAAAAAAAGCATGATGGAGACCGTCCGTTCCGTCTGTATGTATCTCGGCTGCAACAGGAAATGGTATGGTGAAAACAACGATGAGAATGACGGCAAAGATGAGAATCTAGAAATGGTGAAGGGGAGCCGGAAACGACGCTCGATTCGACGGCGCGAGGAGATCAGCTACAACACTGAGTTCTCTGTTGCCAGTAAGTCCAGAATCGTGCATCATCCAGAGGATGTTGCCATGTTAGAGGAGGCAGTTATGGTGGCGAAGAGGTCACCCCGTCTTGGAGTAACGGCATCGTTTCAGCCGACGCTTAGCAGGATTATAAATGAGGAGACGTGCTCCGAGTCGGAAAGGTGCGATGAAGATATGACGTGTGTTTGA